One genomic window of Medicago truncatula cultivar Jemalong A17 chromosome 1, MtrunA17r5.0-ANR, whole genome shotgun sequence includes the following:
- the LOC11416348 gene encoding F-box/FBD/LRR-repeat protein At1g13570 isoform X2 translates to MARKRTKSTLDAEPDRISWLPGHVIDQIMSYLPIRDAVRTSVLSRNWRKKWYTLPNLVFDTKLVPVPAATSGDPLAIIDNKFLQIVDHVLLVHSGPINMFKFSNVDDLMGEDSLVTNIDRWILHLIGRSIKELVLEVWIDDYYKLPWCLFSCQSLHSLKLNGCLLKPPTMFEGFRNLKSLDLCLVNIVQDAFENFISRCPLLEKLRLREFYGLTQINIHAPNLKFFEIVGEFEVVTFGNTFQLTTIVIYSCLELTSNSNQSRSPGCSSNLLKFFDHRPHIQSLEIDGFFLKYLAAGVLPVKLPTPCINLSFLSLTINFDNMEEISAALCVFRSSPNLQKLKISALRAHVATVPLTPATYCWEDISSRLVMPFRVRHVTIDGISGTQSELNLIRFLLLYSLVLEKMIVKPVANVIPELMKALIRFKRASGEVEVIWKDPS, encoded by the exons ATG GCAAGGAAACGAACAAAGTCTACTCTTGATGCGGAACCGGATAGAATTAGTTGGTTACCAGGTCATGTAATAGACCAGATTATGTCTTATTTGCCGATTAGGGACGCGGTGAGAACAAGTGTTTTGTCGAGGAATTGGAGGAAAAAATGGTATACACTTCCAAATCTTGTATTTGATACAAAACTTGTCCCTGTCCCTGCTGCAACATCCGGAGACCCTTTAGCTATTATTGACAACAAGTTTTTGCAAATTGTTGATCATGTACTTTTAGTTCATTCTGGACCAATCAACATGTTCAAGTTCTCTAACGTTGATGATCTCATGGGCGAGGATAGTCTTGTGACTAACATTGATCGGTGGATTCTTCATCTAATTGGAAGGTCTATTAAAGAGCTTGTGTTGGAAGTTTGGATAGATGATTACTACAAGTTACCTTGGTGTTTATTCTCATGTCAAAGTTTAcattctttaaaattaaatgggTGTTTGCTTAAACCTCCAACGATGTTTGAAGGCTTTAGAAACTTGAAAAGTCTTGATCTATGTCTAGTGAATATTGTTCAAGATGCTTTTGAAAACTTTATCTCTAGGTGCCCCTTGCTTGAAAAGTTGAGATTGAGAGAATTTTATGGTTTAACGCAAATTAATATTCATGCACCAAATCTCAAGTTTTTTGAAATCGTTGGTGAATTTGAGGTTGTTACCTTTGGCAACACTTTCCAATTAACTACCATAGTCATTTATTCATGTTTGGAGTTGACCTCTAATAGCAATCAAAGTAGATCACCTGGATGCTCCAGCAATTTGCTCAAATTTTTCGATCATCGACCTCACATACAAAGCCTAGAGAtcgatggtttttttttaaag TATTTGGCTGCAGGTGTTTTGCCAGTAAAGCTTCCTACACCTTGTATTAATCTAAGTTTTCTTTCCTTAACCATAAACTTCGATAACATGGAGGAAATTTCGGCCGCTCTTTGTGTGTTCAGAAGCTCACCTAaccttcaaaaattaaaaatatct GCACTACGAGCTCATGTTGCTACTGTCCCTTTGACACCTGCCACCTATTGTTGGGAAGATATCTCTTCAAGGCTGGTCATGCCATTCCGAGTGCGACATGTGACGATAGATGGCATCTCTGGTACCCAGTCTGAATTAAATTTGATCAGATTTCTACTTCTATATTCTCTGGTGCTAGAAAAGATGATTGTGAAGCCTGTTGCAAACGTTATACCGGAGTTGATGAAAGCACTAATTCGGTTCAAAAGAGCATCGGGAGAAGTTGAAGTTATTTGGAAAGACCCTTCATAA
- the LOC11416348 gene encoding F-box/FBD/LRR-repeat protein At1g13570 isoform X1, producing the protein MYLSIKARKRTKSTLDAEPDRISWLPGHVIDQIMSYLPIRDAVRTSVLSRNWRKKWYTLPNLVFDTKLVPVPAATSGDPLAIIDNKFLQIVDHVLLVHSGPINMFKFSNVDDLMGEDSLVTNIDRWILHLIGRSIKELVLEVWIDDYYKLPWCLFSCQSLHSLKLNGCLLKPPTMFEGFRNLKSLDLCLVNIVQDAFENFISRCPLLEKLRLREFYGLTQINIHAPNLKFFEIVGEFEVVTFGNTFQLTTIVIYSCLELTSNSNQSRSPGCSSNLLKFFDHRPHIQSLEIDGFFLKYLAAGVLPVKLPTPCINLSFLSLTINFDNMEEISAALCVFRSSPNLQKLKISALRAHVATVPLTPATYCWEDISSRLVMPFRVRHVTIDGISGTQSELNLIRFLLLYSLVLEKMIVKPVANVIPELMKALIRFKRASGEVEVIWKDPS; encoded by the exons ATGTATCTATCTATAAAGGCAAGGAAACGAACAAAGTCTACTCTTGATGCGGAACCGGATAGAATTAGTTGGTTACCAGGTCATGTAATAGACCAGATTATGTCTTATTTGCCGATTAGGGACGCGGTGAGAACAAGTGTTTTGTCGAGGAATTGGAGGAAAAAATGGTATACACTTCCAAATCTTGTATTTGATACAAAACTTGTCCCTGTCCCTGCTGCAACATCCGGAGACCCTTTAGCTATTATTGACAACAAGTTTTTGCAAATTGTTGATCATGTACTTTTAGTTCATTCTGGACCAATCAACATGTTCAAGTTCTCTAACGTTGATGATCTCATGGGCGAGGATAGTCTTGTGACTAACATTGATCGGTGGATTCTTCATCTAATTGGAAGGTCTATTAAAGAGCTTGTGTTGGAAGTTTGGATAGATGATTACTACAAGTTACCTTGGTGTTTATTCTCATGTCAAAGTTTAcattctttaaaattaaatgggTGTTTGCTTAAACCTCCAACGATGTTTGAAGGCTTTAGAAACTTGAAAAGTCTTGATCTATGTCTAGTGAATATTGTTCAAGATGCTTTTGAAAACTTTATCTCTAGGTGCCCCTTGCTTGAAAAGTTGAGATTGAGAGAATTTTATGGTTTAACGCAAATTAATATTCATGCACCAAATCTCAAGTTTTTTGAAATCGTTGGTGAATTTGAGGTTGTTACCTTTGGCAACACTTTCCAATTAACTACCATAGTCATTTATTCATGTTTGGAGTTGACCTCTAATAGCAATCAAAGTAGATCACCTGGATGCTCCAGCAATTTGCTCAAATTTTTCGATCATCGACCTCACATACAAAGCCTAGAGAtcgatggtttttttttaaag TATTTGGCTGCAGGTGTTTTGCCAGTAAAGCTTCCTACACCTTGTATTAATCTAAGTTTTCTTTCCTTAACCATAAACTTCGATAACATGGAGGAAATTTCGGCCGCTCTTTGTGTGTTCAGAAGCTCACCTAaccttcaaaaattaaaaatatct GCACTACGAGCTCATGTTGCTACTGTCCCTTTGACACCTGCCACCTATTGTTGGGAAGATATCTCTTCAAGGCTGGTCATGCCATTCCGAGTGCGACATGTGACGATAGATGGCATCTCTGGTACCCAGTCTGAATTAAATTTGATCAGATTTCTACTTCTATATTCTCTGGTGCTAGAAAAGATGATTGTGAAGCCTGTTGCAAACGTTATACCGGAGTTGATGAAAGCACTAATTCGGTTCAAAAGAGCATCGGGAGAAGTTGAAGTTATTTGGAAAGACCCTTCATAA
- the LOC11416348 gene encoding uncharacterized protein isoform X3 — MYLAAGVLPVKLPTPCINLSFLSLTINFDNMEEISAALCVFRSSPNLQKLKISALRAHVATVPLTPATYCWEDISSRLVMPFRVRHVTIDGISGTQSELNLIRFLLLYSLVLEKMIVKPVANVIPELMKALIRFKRASGEVEVIWKDPS, encoded by the exons ATG TATTTGGCTGCAGGTGTTTTGCCAGTAAAGCTTCCTACACCTTGTATTAATCTAAGTTTTCTTTCCTTAACCATAAACTTCGATAACATGGAGGAAATTTCGGCCGCTCTTTGTGTGTTCAGAAGCTCACCTAaccttcaaaaattaaaaatatct GCACTACGAGCTCATGTTGCTACTGTCCCTTTGACACCTGCCACCTATTGTTGGGAAGATATCTCTTCAAGGCTGGTCATGCCATTCCGAGTGCGACATGTGACGATAGATGGCATCTCTGGTACCCAGTCTGAATTAAATTTGATCAGATTTCTACTTCTATATTCTCTGGTGCTAGAAAAGATGATTGTGAAGCCTGTTGCAAACGTTATACCGGAGTTGATGAAAGCACTAATTCGGTTCAAAAGAGCATCGGGAGAAGTTGAAGTTATTTGGAAAGACCCTTCATAA
- the LOC11417176 gene encoding uncharacterized protein ycf36, with translation MATISIRMSPKLFSPSTKTLFPIHTNKSITITNNSNRTKLSLLYLSSRNGTECPVPLEQQPINEYQSLSTSFPFSWAAGDVVEYGSRLFVVGFSFALLVGLPVAWFGTVGAQYEPAKRIVCAASSGVLAVTFAVVRMYLGWAYVGNRLLSATVEYEETGWYDGQIWVKTAEVLARDRLLGSFSVKPVLSRLKITLVGLAACLVTCALIFINIDESYLTSRETGVRAIPGAYNDESARSFEPDAFCGEPDLQE, from the exons ATGGCAACAATATCCATACGCATGTCCCCAAAACTATTCTCTCCATCAACAAAAACCCTTTTTCCCATTCATACAAACAAATCaatcaccatcaccaacaacagcaacagaaCAAAGCTATCGTTGCTCTATTTAAGTTCAAGAAACGGAACAGAGTGTCCTGTTCCGTTAGAACAGCAGCCCATAAACGAGTACCAGTCGTTATCGACCTCGTTCCCGTTTTCATGGGCTGCTGGTGATGTTGTTGAATATGGTTCCCGGCTTTTCGTGGTGGGCTTTTCCTTTGCCTTGCTTGTGGGGTTACCTGTGGCTTGGTTTGGAACTGTTGGGGCACAATATGAGCCTGCTAAGAGGATTGTTTGTGCTGCTTCTAGTGGTGTTCTGGCTGTTACTTTTGCGGTTGTTAGGATGTATCTTGGTTGGGCTTATGTTGGGAATCGTTTGCTCAGTGCTACTGTTGAAT ATGAGGAGACAGGGTGGTATGACGGTCAG ATATGGGTGAAGACTGCTGAGGTCTTAGCACGTGATAGACTCTTGGGATCATTTTCT GTTAAGCCTGTACTCAGTAGATTGAAAATCACTCTAGTCGGTCTGGCGGCATGCTTGGTGACATGTGCTCTTATCTTCATTAACATTGATGAAAGTTACCTTACATCGAGAGAAACCGGAGTTCGAGCAATACCCGGAGCTTACAATGATGAATCTGCAAGATCATTTGAACCAGATGCATTTTGTGGTGAGCCTGATCTTCAAGAATAG
- the LOC11417177 gene encoding L10-interacting MYB domain-containing protein, with protein sequence MVNTKKNVVCSSSPNDGGQKTKANWDYKSTENFVKACLEQVSKRERVGTSFTKKGWNNIKAQFHNLTGLKYEKAQLKNRYDSLRKDWRAWYNLFGRETGLGWDPVNNTAVAPDEWWETKQLENPLYEKFRNKGLPFANELTTLFMDVVANGEYTWAPSCGVLPCVFEDDDNDDNDVVAVEGSGDSEDASVGATIEFANIGLNSSQQTDGQKSGEKRKRAVRADKPSQKKASASSKIAEAVSLIAETCRSRNDAEGNASIGEVMAELHTMDEISNDLYLHAQCCNLLMFKPAREIFISLRGSEEKKLNWLKHTIDNPLPFMTM encoded by the exons ATGGTGAATACCAAGAAAAATGTTGTGTGTTCCTCCTCACCTAATGATGGGGGGCAGAAAACAAAAGCTAATTGGGATTATAAGTCAACTGAAAACTTTGTGAAAGCATGTTTGGAGCAAGTTTCCAAGAGAGAACGTGTTGGTACGAGCTTTACAAAAAAAGGGTGGAACAATATTAAGGCCCAATTTCATAATTTAACCGGACTGAAGTATGAGAAGGCTCAATTAAAGAATAGGTATGACAGTCTGAGAAAGGATTGGAGAGCATGGTATAACTTATTTGGGAGAGAAACTGGATTAGGGTGGGATCCGGTGAACAACACTGCTGTAGCACCTGATGAGTGGTGGGAGACCAAACAGCTG GAAAACCCTCTTTATGAAAAATTTAGGAACAAGGGGCTTCCATTCGCCAATGAGTTAACCACACTTTTTATGGATGTAGTGGCTAATGGAGAGTACACTTGGGCACCATCATGTGGGGTATTGCCATGTGTgtttgaagatgatgataatgatgataatgatgtaGTGGCTGTAGAAGGATCTGGTGATAGCGAGGATGCAAGTGTTGGAGCAACAATCGAATTTGCAAATATTGGACTGAATTCTTCACAACAAACCGATGGTCAAAAGAGTGGTGAGAAGAGGAAAAGAGCTGTTAGAGCAGACAAGCCAAGTCAGAAAAAAGCAAGTGCATCATCAAAGATAGCTGAAGCTGTTAGTTTAATAGCAGAGACATGTCGTTCTCGCAATGATGCTGAGGGTAATGCATCTATTGGTGAAGTGATGGCTGAGCTTCACACCATGGATGAAATCTCAAATGATCTTTATTTGCATGCGCAGTGTTGCAACTTGCTGATGTTTAAGCCTGCAAGGGAGATTTTTATTTCCCTACGAGGTTCAGAGGAGAAAAAGTTGAATTGGCTTAAGCATACAATTGATAACCCATTGCCATTCATGACTATGTAA
- the LOC112419108 gene encoding uncharacterized protein: MDYCNEESNEDDGFFEQASLVAALMGEYAVKHLCKEPCRTSELTGHAWVKEVLQGNPTRCYEMFRMEKHIFHKLCTKLVDHGLKPTNHIGVEEMVAMFLLVVGHGVGNRMIQERFQHSGETVSRRFHDVLVACLSLSIEYIKPQDPLFRDSHAKIQSDPRYWPFFKNAIGAIDGTHIPCVVSANDQTRFIGRKGYPTQNVMAVCDWNMCFTFVLAGWEGTAHDARVFDHALTNANLNFPHPPPGMYYLVDAGYPTPMGYLGPYRCERYHLPDFRRSHGFENNNEVFNYYHSSLRCTIERTFGVWKNRFAILRRMPKFTIKTQVEVVVATMAIHNFIRRNADMDVDFNRFEDEDITLDHDDYRRPVNLDLSQNLNIGSSFEMNHVRNSVRDQIIEFNKNH, translated from the exons ATGGACTATTGTAATGAAGAATCAAATGAAGACGATggtttttttgaacaagcttCTTTAGTGGCTGCACTAATGGGTGAGTATGCTGTGAAACATTTATGTAAAGAGCCATGTAGAACTAGTGAGCTAACAGGGCATGCATGGGTGAAAGAAGTATTGCAAGGAAATCCCACTCGTTGTTATGAGATGTTTCGAAtggaaaaacatatttttcataaactttgCACTAAATTAGTTGATCATGGTTTAAAGCCCACTAATCATATAGGGGTAGAAGAGATGGTTGCAATGTTCTTACTTGTTGTTGGACATGGAGTGGGTAATAGAATGATTCAAGAAAGGTTCCAACACTCAGGAGAAACTGTGAGTAGACGTTTTCATGATGTGTTAGTTGCTTGCTTGAGTTTGTCCATCGAATATATAAAGCCTCAAGATCCTTTGTTCCGTGATAGTCATGCAAAAATTCAAAGTGATCCACGGTATTGGCCATTTTTTAAGAATGCCATAGGAGCAATCGATGGTACACATATTCCCTGTGTGGTTAGTGCCAATGACCAAACTAGATTTATTGGACGAAAGGGATATCCGACACAAAATGTAATGGCTGTATGTGATTGGAACATGTGCTTTACTTTTGTTTTAGCTGGATGGGAAGGTACTGCCCATGATGCTCGTGTTTTTGACCATGCTCTCACAAATGCAAATCTAAATTTTCCACATCCTCCTCCAG gtATGTATTATTTGGTGGATGCCGGTTATCCAACACCGATGGGATATCTTGGTCCATACAGATGTGAACGTTATCACCTCCCTGATTTTCGGCGTTCTCATGGGTTTGAAAATAACAACGAGGTATTCAATTATTATCACTCAAGTTTAAGGTGCACAATAGAAAGAACTTTTGGTGTATGGAAGAATAGATTTGCAATTCTACGACGCATGCCTAAATTCACAATTAAGACACAAGTTGAAGTCGTTGTTGCAACAATGGCTATACATAACTTTATTAGAAGGAATGCTGATATGGATGTCGATTTCAATCGGTTTGAGGATGAAGACATAACCCTTGATCATGATGATTATCGTAGACCAGTTAATTTGGATTTatctcaaaatttaaatataggTTCCTCATTTGAGATGAATCATGTTCGAAACTCGGTTCGAGATCAAATTATAGAGTTCAACAAAAATCATTAG